In the genome of Xiphophorus hellerii strain 12219 chromosome 14, Xiphophorus_hellerii-4.1, whole genome shotgun sequence, the window actgTATATTGTTATCTAAAAACTTTCTGTTACACTGTTTTCCCATTTATTTTGCTCCATTTATTTTGCTCCAATTCATAAAATTGGACATTATGATCTCTGGTCAAACCAAAATAACAATGATTTTAGAGATTAATTAACAAGAAATGACCAGATATTTACTAGtcattaaatcagatttatttactACACGCTGCtgacaacaaaaagcaaataaataaatgtgtgtaatGCTAATGCTTTGTGTCTCCAGGGAGAGGAATACGTCATCCTCCATAAGCAGGACCAGCTGTGGTGGAGAGCAGAGGACAGACACGGGTACGGCACACCAAGTCCAGAACCACCAGAGATTTAATCCATTAAACTGTGATTTAATCTTACACATTTCTCTCAATCAGCAGTTCGTCAAAGTTTACAGATTCAgctaaaaaaacatgtttaaaaatttaattattgagGCAGTCGGTTATAAATCCTCTAAAAATCTAACAACTCGGTTCTGATGTGTTGTTGCTTTTGCTCAGGAATAAAGGCTTCATCCCCAGTAACTACgtaacagagaaaaacagaatcGAGGCAAACTCGTAAGTTTTAACTTTCTTATTTCACTCGGCCGTAGAGCGCagttctaaaacatttaatgtttattttaaatgtccgTCGTGAAGGTGGTACTGCAAGAACATCACCAGAACAGAAGCTGAACAGCTGCTGAAACAGCAGGTATgatttatttctgattatttaatttcactttaggatcaataaagtatttttgaacttgaattgaattttgaattgatttattCATCCCGCtgtctaaatataaacatatttacacCTGAAAGTTGCAAGAAATTAACTCCTGATTTATcttaaatgtgaattttcacTACAGTCCTAATAATTAGTTGCTATTTTCCAGGATAAAGAAGGTGGTTTTGTTGTGCGGGAGTCCAGTAAACAAGGAACTTATACCGTTTCTGTTTATACAAAGACATTAAGGTGAGTCACAGGTTTTAAATTGCAGACATTTGAATCAAACTTACAtctacagaaaatatttaaccgatttttcttctgctcagTCCGATTGGGGGCATTAGGCATTACCAGATAAAAATAACGAACACTGGACAGTTCTACCTGGCTGAAAAACACGTCTTCAGCTCCATACCAGACGTTATACACTACCATGAACACAACGCAGCAGGTAGGAGATGAATCGGTGTCTCTGCAGACGAAGTGAGTTTTTCTCAACAGCAACACCTGATTGGACGAACCAAATTAACTGCAACACGATTGGAGGAGCATTGAGACTGAGAACTGTAGGGGTGTCAAAGACTGGACGAAATTATTGACTGTTATTGTAACATAGAGAGTGTAACATATTGCTTTAATATGTTAGAGAAACgagatagaaagaaaaagaactagaaaaaaagctaaaactagctaaaaaaaacactaataatAGCATCTaggctagcattagcatagAATACAATATTAACATACTTCAAGCAGAgtgaaaaaaactattaaaagtttaaattagctGTAGAGTTTAAGATTCCTAAAATACCAGTAATAGCATCAAGGCTAGCAATAGCATGTTGACGTAATGTAGCATACTCCATTCAATATACAAAACCCAGGGTAAAAGCTAGAATTAACTAAAAAGCTAAAGCTAGATAAAATACTAATACTAATGATAACATGTAGGCTAACATTAGTATTTTAGCTAGTTTTAAGATTTACATGAGTTTGTTCTGACTTTGTGGAGTATGTTACTgtaggtcaacatgctagtgcTAGCCTAAATGCTATtcttagtttgtttgttttcttttcagctaATTTTAACTTTATAGCTAGTTTTAGCTTTTGCATGGGTTTTTTCCACACGGCATAGAGTATGTTACTGTAGCAGGCTGTGCTAGTCCTGACCTAAATGCTCTTATTAGGTTTTTTTCTAGCCAGCTTTAGCTTTGTAGCTAGTTTTAGCTTTTGCATGGGTTTCTTCACTCTGTATGAAGTATGTTACTAGCGTGTTTATTCATGctagtaataaaataaaatacatcatttaGAGAttcatttctgctgctgaacTAGCCAATCAGTGTTTGCGCTTTAGAAACACCCATTTTGAGTCTGCTCTCNNNNNNNNNNNNNNNNNNNNNNNNNNNNNNNNNNNNNNNNNNNNNNNNNNNNNNNNNNNNNNNNNNNNNNNNNNNNNNNNNNNNNNNNNNNNNNNNNNNNATACTTTAACATCCTGGTCAGCTGTAATTTTTCCAACACCGCTGTCATACCTTATGGTTTTGTCGTTCTCATGTTTGGGTTTGTAGGTCTGGTGACCCGGTTACGGTACGCTGTAGGACAGATGGGAAGGTGTGTCCCAGCCACAGCAGGATTCAGCTCAGGTAAACACATTCATGTTAAGCTGCGTATCATACATCGTTTAAATCTGCTGTTAGTAACTTTTAAAGATTatgatttttacatatttgtttggTAAGTTGTTACCATGTTGTAACAGTTTgctatgagacaaataatctgtgaaaagaccCACTCTCTGAGCTTCTATTGCTGTCTGATGAAATGCACTGTTTTCCGCCAAATCAGAGCAAGGAGGCGGtccttagcgctgtcaatcaaccacATGTACTAAATAGTTTATCCGCAGAcgtcggtggctatgctaacttgaattagcattcacaacaggcctgtgctagctgcagcgtagcagagagGATTGACAATGCTAAGACTCGCTTtttgactctgattggttgtttctaattaGCAGAGAAAACTTAGATACTgcatttttaaccaaaaacaaacaagagaatACATGAATCACACAAAAGATTGTTTattattgtgattattttcttaattctcTGAGCTTCTAATATTATCAAGGTACACGGCTAATAACATTCAATCAGTTTAACctgatattttatttcaattgccctgattttctctctttcagagAAGTGGGAAATCAACCCCAGTGAGCTGACCTTCATGAAGGAACTGGGCAGTGGCCAGTTTGGAGTGGTGAAGCTCGGCAAGTGGAGAGACCAGCAGAAAGTGGCCATCAGTCCATCAGAGAGGGAGCCATGTACGAGGAGGACTTCGTCGAAGAGGCCAAAGTCATGATGTACGGGAGGAGAATCAGGACAAAAAACCACTAACGAGACGCAGAGAACGAGTTTCGATAACGGTTCTGTGTGTTCTGCTCCAGGAGGCTGTGCCATCCCAAACTGGTCCAGCTGTATGGCGTCTGCCTGAAGCACCGCCCCCTGCTGATCGTGGCTGAGTTCATGGATAACGGCTGCCTGCTGAACTACCTGCGGCAGAAGGGCGGAGCTCTGAAGGAGGCGTGGCTTATGTCCATGTGTCAGGATGTCTGCGAAGGGAATGGAGTACCTGGAAGCTCACAGCTTCATCCACAGAGACCTGGTGAGGCTCCAGCAGACCGACAGGGACGCTAAAGCTAGTCGCTGCTTAAGAAAAGGAATGCTAATGGTAGTCGCTAGCTCTAGCACAGAAACACTAAAGCCAGTCGTTAGTTTAAGCACAAGGACGCTAATGCTAGTTGCGGGCTTAAGACCAGGGACGCTAACGCTAGTCGCTAGCTCAAACATaggaatgctaaagctagtcaCTAGCTCAAGCATaggaatgctaaagctagtcaCTAGCTCAAGCTTAGAATGCTAAAGGTAGTTGCTAGCTTCAGCATAGGAGCGCTCAAGCCAATCCCCACTGGAGAAATTATTCTGTTAGGCTCTAGGGGGCAGTGTAGAGTCTCCTTGACCAAATGTAACGTTTAGAAgtaaaagaaacacagaagatATTTACTGGATGCCGTGTGGAGGAGGCGGGTGGCTGGAAAAACCTACTTTGACCTCATGGACGCGTCCAGCATAACTCAGGCTTTATGTTGTCATCAGTGTTCCACAGCTACAATGACAGTCAAAGAGCAGTCAAACCACtgattactttatttcaaaagtaactAGGTAAATTGCATGTTAGATTATTAGTTACATCCTGCAACATAAACTTGAAAATGCCAATACCAACTTTATTGGAAGCAGATTATGAATAGTaacttcagaaatattttataaagtcCTTAATATCcgtttaaattatgtttaaattatgtttaatatctgttctttatgtgtttgttctgttttattcaggCAGCCAGAAACTGTCTGGTTAACGAGAACAACGTGGTGAAGGTCAGCGACTTTGGGATGACCAGGTATGACACTTTACTTCCAGCCttataaagaattttaaaaatcattagtaatgataaaaatttaatttaaaaataaataaatttatacaaTTTAAATGAGTAACACGTGCTGGGTTTTGTGtgaccttttattttttcttggtATGGCTCTAATACTCTGTCATATAAACATTTAGATTAGATCAGTTATAATTATTTCTTTCCTGAGCTTTGAGCGTTTCTTTTAAACCGACTGCAGGTACGTTTTGGACAACCAGTACACCAGTTCCAGTGGCGCCAAGTTCCCAGTGAAGTGGTCTCCTCCGGAGGTTCTGCACTACAGCAAATACAGCAGCAAGTCAGACGTGTGGTCCTTCGGTGAGAGACCTTAACCAATCAGCAGCTGATCGCCGTGTTGCCCTAACGCCAGGAGTCAGAGGTCactgatgtgtttgtgttcaggcGTGGTGATGTGGGAGATCTTCTCCGAGGGTCGAACGCCGTTTGAGAGCCGCTCCAACTTGGAGGTGGTGAACGATATCACCAGAGGGATGCGGCTGTACCGGCCGCACCGCGCCTCCCAGCCGCTGTACGCCATCATGTACCGCTGCTGGCACGAGGTACCGACCCGCTTCATCCTCACCGAGAGAAAATGGTTCAGAAAACGCTGGGTTCTGGTGTTTTAGCTTTGAATAGCTTCGCTGACAGGCCAACTGCTTTTAGCACAGCGTAAAaacaacaatagtctttttcagcgtccaatcagattgtttgttgaagcaaaaatgaaccTCCAGTGGACCAAGAGAAGCAGCTCTGTCATcctttgtttggttttctaaaaatatttaaacaaatggCAAGAACAAGGCAAGTAAACCGACCCTACATCACCAGGGGGCCCCAAGAACATCAAGCtagcatgaaaaaaacaacatatatatTTAACTAAACGCTATTACACATGGAAAAACAATTTCTACATTGTTTTCATAGTTGTGtaacaattattattaataataattaatatccTTCTGTTGATTTCTGCTGCTACTGTTGGGAAAATACAAGCTAACTTGTCTATTTGCTAACTGTAAATCTAGTATTTATCAGCTGGtgttactttcaaatagttaaaataagATAATGCACTTAAATTCtactctgcatttcaaaatgcaaatcatttttttgtagTTAGCTACTCCTGTAAGGTTAAAATTAACAGCCATCACAACACTGGTATGATGAaagctaattacaaattatGCTAATAATACGCACAAAACGTAGCTTAGAAATGCTAAAGCATCTGGTGTCAACATGTTGGTATGGGGACCCCCCCCCAGAAAAAACTGCTTAGGCCCCCCAAAAGGCTTTGGCCGGCCCTGtacacaacaaacaaacatccaggGATGTTAATTAGACAAATACATGTAAACAATTAGATTTGGAAATTGGCCTTTTCATTGATAAAGTCTGTTATTGATTTAACATATTAGTCCCACGTCCTTAACAAATCGAATGAAGTAACTCCAGTGACCAGTTTAATTTTTGTATAagtgtatatttttatgttatatattttttctaaccTCTTTTCTCCTCATTTTTCTTGGTCTTATAGAAACCTCAGGGTCGGCCGGCGTTCTCTGAAATCTTGGAGGAAATCAGAAAACTGGCAGAAAATCCAGACTAACACAAAGATGCTATTCTTTTACCTCTGAatatcaaactgtttttaaacgcatatgtacaaataaaacatgttttattgttgtataTAGATGTATAAATTAAACTTACCTATGCCGGtgctttaaatcatttatttattttgaaatatgcaataaaaccaaaaagagatttaaaattttaagctGGTTCTTGTGAAGTTGGTTTTATACATATGAAGCTTCTGTTTATATTAATGTACAGACTGTTAAATACAAACTAACAAAACTATGTATGATTGTTTATGAAGCATGAATGAGTGAAtaaatgtcactttaaatatttatgctgTGACTTTCTCCATCTTTTAGTTACAGGGCTTTGCAAAGTGAATTAAAGTGTATATTTCAGAGGAGGTGCAACAATGCCCAATTTCTGGTCTCTGTTTGAATTTTTGAGGATTGTAAACAAATCTTAACACCAAACTTTGAAAAAGTCGATAAGGAGACAAAATAAAGGTTTCTAGactagttcagttttatttaattctatTTAAATCAATCTACTGTTCTCAAGCAGCAGGGTTGTATGACAGAACTCAGAAATTGGGATTATTTCCGTCCAGCATTGCCATCTGCTGGACATTtaggagaaaaaatgtttagtttttactaGAAATGAAGGAATGGCTGGATATTTGTattcatttgacatttttgggACTAAAAAGATCCTCCAATAGCTATAAAATGCACTTTTCCAACTTGGAACACTAATTCATTGTAATGATCACTAATTCAAATAATGGAAcactcattatttttttttataaataattttttttcttcactatAAAAATTTTTATTACGAACAAGTAGATTAGCCCGTGAAAGGCAAAGGGATTAGCTAAAAGGCTAAAATAACCTGACCGTTACCGTTTCAAAGCCGCTAAATTGGGCCAGAATTTGGTACTTCTTACATTTTCATGCTATTACTTGTGACGAATAACTAAAATAtagttttccacaaatgttAAATTGAAGGGAAGTTGTTTAATGAATCAGTTTATTACACATTTCAACAGGAACAGccgttttttctttctttctcgaACTACGTCACCACCGCAGGGCGGGAGGGGAGTGTTGCCGTGGCAACGCGTCGGTTGAAACACTCGCCGCTGCGTGGCCGTGTTCTCAGGTGACTCTGACACGTTCCCACACACACCGAAGACACCGATACTCAGGTGTTCACGTTGATGGAACAGATTAAAGCGACAAACTGAGATCAACCGCTGAGGTCGGCGACGTggtgagtttgtttttgttgttttttttcctgttttagtccATAGAACCTTCATTATGGGGTTTTAGGACACATAGTCACttatttttgccttattttataaatctgttgtctaaaaatcagtttttaactgttataaataaaagaatatatatatataaaagagtCATTGTCAGGGAAAATTCTTTGTGATGTTCATTTGGTACAAGATATTCAAAAGTAAAGtctttactttgtattttttattgttgtaattttagtgtattttttctagatttagttcataaatcaaatgtaataatgatgtacaaaataacaaatatgcATTAATGTTCACCATAATTTCCAATGAAAAGTGCTGTATTTTCTTAATTACTGAAATTTTCTTTATTGACCTGGTCCATGTTAGTGtttttcttagattttattgaaatggaaaatgaaaaacactgaatatgAATTAGCTGTTACTAAGAAAAGGCTGAAAGATACaaattgacatttgtttttttattaccacTTCTAATCTAAAGCTCTAGAGTCTTTAGTTTAGAAAACGTTATGGTTCAATAACTCATTGGTCAGTATTAAgtagcaaacaaaaacattaatcagaATGCAGTTATATTAATAAAGCAATTATATTAATAAGTAAAGACGAGTGAAAAAGCAGCTGAcgtccaaaaataaaatctttggaTGATTCTCAAAGTCTTTAGAGTTTGTGATCAAGACTAAATTAAACCATAAAAAGAAAGTCCTTAAAAGTTGGCTTTTAAGgactaaaatactaaaataaggAGTGAAGCAAGGTGCTAACATTgcttcagtttgcttttttaatttaatttgatacAAATAACTTGAAAGGTTTGTTCTGTCCTTTCAGAGCAAAACTTTGATGGAGCGGTACGAGTCTCTGGGTCCCGTCGGGGAGGGCAGTTACGGTACCGTGCTCAAGTGCCGTCATCGACACTCCGGTCGCTTGGTCGCCATCAAGAAATTCCTGGACTCGGAAGATGATGAGGCAGTGAAGAAGATCGCCCTCAGGGAAATCAAGCTGCTCAGGGTACCTGCCAATCATCCCATCGACCATTCAGTCAATGAATAACTGAGCCTGAAACCTGAGtgctgctgaaacactgagatgATCAGCCAACCACAAGACAAACAAGCTCAAATTCTCACCAACTAACCCGTTGTTTTGAGTTGGTTGTGATGTTGTGAAGGCCTGACCCGTTAAAAAACCTTTGACTGGAAACCATGATGGTCAAAGTGTTAGTTatagtaaaagacaaaaactacaTGCATCTACATTCTCTGCTCTCTTTTGAACCTCACAGCAACTGCGTCACGACAATCTGGTGAACCTCCTGGAGGTGTGGAAGCGCCGTCGTCGCTGGTACCTGGTGTTTGAGTTCGTGGACCGGACGCTTCTAGATGAACTGCAGCAGTGCTCAAGCAGATTGGACCTTAACACCTGTCGGCAGTACTTATTCCAGGTCCTTAGAGCTGTCAACTTTTGTCATCAGCAAGATGTAAGGAATACTTTCAAAGCTTCTTTTTAACATGAGCAAAAATGGCATCAAGGATCATTAAATTTACTCCACAGGTTCAGAGGTCCAGGCTAGTGTTTATCATCAAGACTCACAGCTTTACAATCacaaattcaattatttttccaaTAAATATGTCATGGAAATATGCGTGACCCTGTGTTTGGAATAACTTATCCTCATTAGGTCATCCATCGTGACATCAAACCTGAGAACATCCTCATCTCTCAAGAGGGTGTGGTCAAACTGTGTGATTTTGGCTTTGCCCGAACCATTGCATCGCCCTCTGAAGGTGGTGTGTATACCGACTACGTAGCCACTCGTTGGTACAGAGCTCCCGAACTGCTTGTAGGGGACATCAAGTATGGAAAGTAGGTATTTCTGCACTGCTCTAGTTTCCTGTTGGATGTTATGAATGCCAAGCAATAACTGGTAGGTGTGGTTTGTATGTGTAGACCGGTAGATGTTTGGGCGCTGGGTTGTGTGTTAATAGAAATGCTGACCGCACAACCTCTGTTTCCCGGAGACTCCGACCTTGACCAGATATACCACATTGTCAGATGTTTTGGTAAGCTCTTACAGTAACCTAATCAGGATATCgattcatattcatttattaataaattctCCTTGGCTCCAGGTAACTTGACGGCTCATCACCAGGAGttattttacagaaatccaGTCTTTTCTGGAGTTAAACTACCTGAATGTTCAAAAATTGTCCCACTGCAACAACGCTTCTCCAAAGTTCCACCAACTGCCCTTGATCTGGCACAGGTATTCCACAGTTTGGTTATCAGTTAATGCCAAAGACAATCCAACAGTTCAAGTCAATGAAGTATTAAGTGGAAGTTCTTTTTTGGTATTGTTTAAGTGACCAAATCATTAACATAATTTGTACCTTCATTTGTTGCTCAGAAATGTCTAGAGATGGACCCAAAA includes:
- the LOC116732590 gene encoding LOW QUALITY PROTEIN: tyrosine-protein kinase Tec-like (The sequence of the model RefSeq protein was modified relative to this genomic sequence to represent the inferred CDS: inserted 1 base in 1 codon; deleted 1 base in 1 codon); the protein is MELEGRTSLCFPTRRYPGNARRVDRSRKKLPLPPPENGEGEGLARVVAMYDFTAKEDSDLTIKQGEEYVILHKQDQLWWRAEDRHGNKGFIPSNYVTEKNRIEANSWYCKNITRTEAEQLLKQQDKEGGFVVRESSKQGTYTVSVYTKTLSPIGGIRHYQIKITNTGQFYLAEKHVFSSIPDVIHYHEHNAAGLVTRLRYAVGQMGRCVPATAGFSSEKWEINPSELTFMKELGSGQFGVVKLGKWRDQQKVAIXSIREGAMYEEDFVEEAKVMMRLCHPKLVQLYGVCLKHRPLLIVAEFMDNGCLLNYLRQKGGALKEAWLMSMCQDVCEGMEYLEAHSFIHRDLAARNCLVNENNVVKVSDFGMTRYVLDNQYTSSSGAKFPVKWSPPEVLHYSKYSSKSDVWSFGVVMWEIFSEGRTPFESRSNLEVVNDITRGMRLYRPHRASQPLYAIMYRCWHEKPQGRPAFSEILEEIRKLAENPD